A single genomic interval of Streptomyces sp. BA2 harbors:
- a CDS encoding CocE/NonD family hydrolase codes for MRYVSDLPYETKEEENVTIPAADGTRLAARIWRPTSSDQDPVPAVLEYIPYRQRDLTAERDSIHHPYIAGHGYACVRVDLRGTGDSEGVLKDEYLEQEQTDAEDILAWLADQPWCDGTTGMMGISWGAFAALQVAARQPESLRAIVIASFTDDRYADDMHYMGGALLSDNLAEAGTMFAYGTMPPDPAMVGDRWRDMWHERMEGTRPWVLEWLRHQRRDDYWRHASVCEDYQAVRCPVLASSGWADGYSNAVTRLLGNLDVPRKGLIGPWSHKFPHLGQPGPAIGYLQEVVRWWDHWLKGVDNGVMEGPMLRTWMQDSVPPSTSYEERPGRWVGEPSWPSPHITPVVRRLTRHGLSDPVAQHEAPGDAVGTGGGLSVQSPLSVGQFGGKWASYNAPPDLPYDQREEDGGSLVFETDPLTERTEILGSPCVELDLSVSEPVAMVAARLSDVAPDGRATRVSYGLVNLTRNEAHSDPRPLEPGRRYRAVIPLNGVAQAFPPGHRIRLSLSTSYWPLAWPPPKPVLLTVYETSSNLTLPVRPVAEPDALPEQPFDEPEGTRPRSPVQLVAPEERWQVKRDLVDYAAELEIVKDRGTVRLEDINLDVGRRAYERYTSMAEDFTSATGESAWTMSFRRDDWDVRVETRTVLSCDEDNFRVDATLDGYEGDRRVFSRTWNETVPRDLL; via the coding sequence TTGCGCTATGTGAGCGACCTTCCGTACGAGACCAAGGAAGAGGAGAACGTCACCATCCCCGCGGCGGACGGAACCCGCCTCGCGGCCCGCATCTGGCGGCCGACGTCCTCCGACCAGGACCCCGTCCCCGCGGTCCTGGAGTACATCCCCTACCGTCAGCGCGACCTGACCGCGGAGCGCGACTCCATCCACCACCCCTACATCGCCGGGCACGGCTACGCCTGCGTCCGTGTCGACCTGCGCGGCACCGGCGACTCCGAAGGTGTGCTCAAGGACGAGTACCTGGAGCAGGAGCAGACCGACGCCGAGGACATCCTGGCCTGGCTCGCCGACCAGCCATGGTGCGACGGCACCACCGGCATGATGGGGATCTCCTGGGGCGCCTTCGCCGCGCTCCAGGTCGCCGCGCGACAGCCGGAGAGCCTGCGCGCCATCGTCATCGCGTCCTTCACCGACGACCGGTACGCCGACGACATGCACTACATGGGCGGCGCGCTCCTGTCGGACAACCTGGCCGAAGCGGGCACCATGTTCGCCTACGGCACCATGCCCCCGGACCCGGCCATGGTCGGGGACCGGTGGCGCGACATGTGGCACGAGCGGATGGAGGGCACCCGCCCCTGGGTGCTCGAATGGCTCAGGCACCAGCGCCGCGACGACTACTGGCGGCACGCCTCGGTCTGCGAGGACTACCAGGCCGTACGCTGCCCCGTCCTCGCGTCGAGCGGCTGGGCGGACGGCTACTCGAACGCCGTGACACGGCTGCTGGGCAACCTGGACGTGCCGCGCAAGGGCCTCATCGGCCCCTGGTCCCACAAGTTCCCGCACCTGGGCCAGCCGGGCCCCGCCATCGGCTACCTCCAGGAAGTGGTGCGCTGGTGGGACCACTGGCTGAAGGGCGTCGACAACGGCGTCATGGAAGGACCGATGCTGCGGACGTGGATGCAGGACAGCGTGCCGCCCTCCACGTCGTACGAGGAACGTCCGGGCCGCTGGGTGGGGGAGCCGTCCTGGCCCTCCCCGCACATCACTCCCGTCGTGCGGCGCCTTACGCGCCACGGTCTCTCCGACCCGGTCGCTCAGCATGAGGCTCCGGGCGACGCCGTCGGCACCGGCGGGGGCCTTTCCGTCCAATCACCGCTGTCCGTAGGCCAGTTCGGCGGGAAGTGGGCGTCCTACAACGCGCCCCCCGACCTGCCCTACGACCAGCGTGAGGAGGACGGCGGCTCGCTGGTCTTCGAGACCGACCCGCTGACCGAGCGTACGGAGATCCTCGGCTCGCCCTGCGTCGAACTAGACCTGAGCGTCAGCGAACCCGTCGCCATGGTCGCGGCCCGCCTGTCCGACGTGGCCCCCGACGGCAGAGCCACCCGCGTCAGCTACGGCCTGGTCAACCTCACCCGCAACGAGGCGCACAGCGATCCGCGTCCGCTGGAACCGGGGCGCCGCTACCGTGCGGTCATCCCGCTCAACGGCGTCGCCCAGGCCTTCCCGCCCGGCCACCGCATCCGCCTGTCCCTGTCCACCTCGTACTGGCCGCTGGCCTGGCCGCCGCCGAAGCCGGTGCTCCTGACCGTGTACGAGACGTCGAGCAACCTGACGCTCCCGGTCCGCCCGGTGGCTGAGCCCGATGCCCTGCCGGAGCAGCCCTTCGACGAACCGGAAGGCACACGGCCGAGGTCTCCCGTCCAACTCGTCGCGCCGGAGGAGCGCTGGCAGGTCAAGCGCGATCTGGTCGACTACGCCGCGGAGCTGGAGATCGTCAAGGACCGGGGGACGGTGCGGCTGGAGGACATCAACCTCGACGTCGGCCGCCGGGCCTACGAGCGCTACACCTCCATGGCCGAGGACTTCACCTCCGCCACCGGCGAGTCGGCCTGGACGATGTCCTTCCGGCGCGACGACTGGGACGTACGGGTGGAGACCCGCACGGTCCTCAGCTGCGACGAGGACAACTTCCGGGTGGACGCCACCCTCGATGGTTACGAGGGTGACCGGCGGGTTTTCTCGCGCACCTGGAATGAAACGGTGCCTCGCGACTTGCTGTGA
- a CDS encoding helix-turn-helix transcriptional regulator — MDGARDDELGTTERVLTLLGLLQQRRVWTGPELADRLRVTPRTVRRDVERLRTLGYPVHAGQGVGGGYRLGAGRDLPPLLLDDQEAIATAVSLLAGAGGAVAGAGDAALQALTKLDQVLPARLRHEVRALSDSVEFFGGGRAPVDPEVLMTLARACRDEVEAGFDYPSRGEVRRRRVEPYRLVASDRRWYLLAYDLDRDDWRSFRVDRMTDASARTFRFRPRAAPDAAAYVQEGVASRVYSHRARFLVHAPADTVRGQIPASAAVVRPRGSDLCEVLSGAERLDAVLMHMLLLGHDFEVLDPPELGERCRALAERLLSAGATAPPSPDTKKP; from the coding sequence ATGGACGGGGCACGCGATGACGAACTGGGTACGACGGAGCGGGTGCTCACCCTGCTCGGGCTGCTGCAGCAACGCCGGGTATGGACCGGCCCCGAACTCGCCGACCGGCTCCGGGTCACGCCGCGCACCGTACGGCGTGACGTCGAGCGGCTGCGCACGCTCGGCTATCCGGTGCACGCGGGCCAGGGCGTCGGCGGTGGCTACCGGCTCGGCGCGGGGCGGGACCTGCCGCCGCTGCTCCTCGACGACCAGGAGGCGATCGCCACCGCGGTCTCGCTGCTCGCCGGTGCGGGAGGAGCGGTGGCCGGCGCAGGTGACGCCGCACTCCAGGCGCTGACCAAGCTCGACCAGGTGCTGCCCGCCCGGCTGCGGCACGAGGTGCGCGCGCTCTCCGACTCGGTGGAGTTCTTCGGCGGAGGCCGCGCGCCCGTCGACCCCGAAGTGCTCATGACGCTGGCCAGAGCGTGCCGCGACGAGGTCGAGGCCGGATTCGACTACCCCTCAAGGGGCGAGGTGCGACGGCGGCGGGTCGAGCCCTACCGCCTGGTCGCCTCCGACCGGCGCTGGTACCTCCTCGCCTACGACCTCGATCGCGACGACTGGCGCAGCTTCCGCGTAGACCGGATGACCGACGCGTCCGCACGGACCTTCCGCTTCCGCCCGCGCGCCGCGCCCGACGCGGCGGCGTACGTACAGGAGGGGGTGGCCAGTCGGGTCTACTCGCACCGGGCGCGTTTCCTCGTGCACGCGCCGGCCGATACGGTGCGCGGGCAGATCCCGGCGTCGGCGGCGGTCGTACGACCGCGGGGGAGCGACCTCTGTGAAGTGCTCAGCGGGGCCGAGCGCCTGGACGCCGTGCTCATGCACATGCTCCTGCTGGGGCACGACTTCGAGGTGCTCGACCCTCCGGAGCTCGGCGAGCGGTGCCGCGCCTTGGCGGAGAGACTGCTGTCGGCCGGAGCGACGGCCCCTCCGTCGCCGGACACCAAGAAGCCCTGA
- a CDS encoding isochorismatase family cysteine hydrolase, translated as MVVKALIVVDMINMYDHPDAEILRRSVEEVLPNVRRLIERARAEDIVVIYANDNFGQWRSHHDELLDIVLSGPHADLVAPIRPRNDSLFVVKARHSIFYDTPLEYLLRQRDIDSVLLCGQVTEQCILYSALDAHIRHLDVVVAEDACASIHSDLAAAALKMMERNMQARLVRSTDDALFGPE; from the coding sequence ATGGTTGTGAAGGCTCTCATCGTCGTCGACATGATCAACATGTACGACCACCCCGATGCGGAAATTCTCCGCAGGTCGGTCGAGGAAGTGCTGCCGAACGTCCGCAGGTTGATCGAGCGGGCGCGGGCCGAGGACATCGTGGTGATCTACGCCAACGACAACTTCGGTCAGTGGCGCTCCCACCATGACGAGCTCCTGGACATCGTCCTGAGCGGCCCCCATGCCGATCTGGTCGCTCCGATCCGTCCCAGGAACGACTCGCTCTTCGTGGTGAAGGCCCGGCACTCGATCTTCTACGACACCCCACTGGAGTACCTCCTCCGCCAGCGCGACATCGATTCCGTGCTCCTCTGCGGCCAGGTGACCGAGCAGTGCATCCTCTACTCGGCACTCGACGCCCACATCAGACACCTGGATGTGGTCGTGGCCGAGGACGCCTGCGCGAGCATCCACAGCGACCTCGCCGCCGCCGCGCTGAAGATGATGGAACGGAACATGCAGGCACGCCTGGTCCGTTCCACCGACGACGCGCTGTTCGGGCCCGAATGA
- a CDS encoding CsbD family protein — translation MADKGGMDKMKGKAKEMTGKVTGDRGKQAEGKVDQAKGEAKKAMGDARDRAQETRDSMKRRDT, via the coding sequence ATGGCTGACAAGGGCGGCATGGACAAGATGAAGGGCAAGGCCAAGGAGATGACCGGCAAGGTCACGGGTGACCGTGGCAAGCAGGCCGAGGGCAAGGTGGACCAGGCGAAGGGCGAGGCCAAGAAGGCCATGGGCGACGCCCGCGACCGCGCCCAGGAAACGCGGGACTCCATGAAGCGCCGCGACACCTGA
- the cpt gene encoding chloramphenicol phosphotransferase CPT, whose translation MTTQVIVLNGGSSSGKSGIARCLQAVLPDPWLAFGCDTLVDAMPASMRTASEGIEFGADGEVTVGPEFRALEAAWIEGVATMARSGARVIVDEVFLGGAASQTRWQKALGDLRVLWVGVRCDSAVAAGRETARGDRVAGMAASQAEVVHQGVLYDMEVDTTRTESLECARAIAARVG comes from the coding sequence GTGACGACTCAAGTGATCGTGCTCAACGGCGGGTCCAGCTCCGGGAAGTCCGGCATCGCGCGGTGTCTGCAGGCGGTGCTGCCGGACCCGTGGCTGGCCTTCGGCTGCGACACGCTGGTCGACGCGATGCCCGCGTCCATGCGGACCGCGTCGGAGGGAATCGAGTTCGGCGCGGACGGCGAGGTGACCGTCGGCCCCGAGTTCCGGGCGTTGGAAGCTGCGTGGATCGAAGGGGTCGCGACAATGGCCCGCTCCGGCGCGCGGGTCATCGTCGACGAGGTCTTCCTCGGCGGTGCGGCGTCGCAGACGCGGTGGCAGAAGGCCCTCGGTGATCTGCGGGTGTTGTGGGTCGGCGTCCGCTGTGACAGCGCGGTCGCCGCGGGCCGGGAAACGGCGCGGGGCGACCGGGTGGCCGGGATGGCCGCCTCCCAGGCCGAAGTGGTCCACCAGGGTGTGCTCTACGACATGGAGGTGGACACGACGCGTACCGAGTCCCTGGAGTGCGCGCGAGCCATCGCCGCGCGCGTCGGTTGA
- a CDS encoding carboxylesterase/lipase family protein: MTADTTVHTAAGALRGTREAGVAVFRGIPFAEPPVGPLRFAAPRPARGWDGVRPAESYGPPPPQGGHFGMDALARDVVGDDWLTVNVWSPEPGPGAGLPVMVWIQGGAYTIGMSGLPEYDGGRLARDGGVVVVTFNYRVGLEGFGQIEGAPANRGLLDQVAALEWVRDNIRAFGGDPARVTVFGQSAGAGSVAALLAVPRAAGLFGRAVAQSVQGTFFSPQLAADITAACATELGLRPTVGDLSAVDPARLSAAGDAVGAKMGQWADRWGQVAHRSIAFSPVVEGDALPVTPWQALADGAGRGIELLVGHTRDEQRLLSALDGLLGQVTEEQAEAALRVFGPGRDGARRYLDGFPAAGPDELHEVVLSDWLFRMPSLHLAEAQTTGGGRAHVYELTWPAPGMGGVLGACHGLDVPLVFGNLDRGQPAALLGEEPPPEAAELSARMRAAWTGFATNGDPGWPVFETAQRLVQVFGSRPAVAPYPEEASRRIWQDHTFPVLPLIGGRHSR, encoded by the coding sequence ATGACCGCTGACACGACGGTACACACGGCGGCCGGAGCGCTGCGCGGCACTCGGGAGGCGGGGGTGGCGGTCTTCCGTGGCATCCCGTTCGCCGAGCCGCCGGTCGGCCCGCTGCGTTTCGCCGCGCCGCGGCCGGCGCGGGGATGGGACGGGGTGCGGCCGGCGGAGTCGTACGGGCCGCCGCCCCCTCAGGGCGGCCACTTCGGCATGGACGCGCTGGCGCGGGACGTGGTGGGCGACGACTGGCTGACGGTCAACGTCTGGTCGCCCGAGCCCGGCCCGGGAGCGGGGCTCCCGGTGATGGTGTGGATCCAGGGCGGTGCCTACACGATCGGCATGTCCGGCCTTCCCGAGTACGACGGCGGCCGCCTCGCGCGTGACGGCGGCGTGGTCGTGGTGACGTTCAACTACCGGGTGGGTCTTGAGGGTTTCGGGCAGATCGAGGGGGCGCCCGCCAACCGGGGGCTGCTCGACCAGGTCGCAGCCCTGGAGTGGGTGCGTGACAACATCCGTGCCTTCGGCGGCGACCCGGCCCGCGTCACGGTCTTCGGACAGTCGGCGGGCGCCGGATCGGTCGCCGCGCTCCTTGCTGTGCCGCGCGCGGCCGGGCTCTTCGGCCGGGCCGTGGCGCAGAGTGTGCAGGGCACGTTCTTCTCGCCGCAGCTGGCCGCCGACATCACCGCGGCGTGCGCCACCGAGCTGGGGCTGCGGCCCACGGTGGGCGACCTGTCCGCGGTGGACCCGGCGCGGTTGTCCGCCGCCGGTGACGCGGTCGGCGCCAAGATGGGGCAGTGGGCGGATCGCTGGGGTCAGGTGGCGCACAGGTCGATCGCGTTCTCGCCGGTCGTCGAGGGGGATGCGCTGCCGGTCACTCCGTGGCAGGCGCTGGCCGACGGCGCGGGGCGCGGCATCGAGCTCCTCGTCGGCCACACACGTGACGAGCAGCGGCTGCTCAGCGCCCTCGACGGGCTGCTCGGTCAGGTGACGGAGGAACAGGCGGAGGCCGCGCTGCGGGTCTTTGGCCCCGGACGGGACGGCGCGCGCCGCTACCTCGACGGTTTTCCGGCGGCGGGCCCTGACGAGTTGCACGAAGTGGTCCTGTCCGACTGGCTGTTCCGCATGCCGAGCCTCCACCTCGCCGAGGCCCAGACCACCGGGGGTGGCCGCGCCCACGTCTACGAACTGACCTGGCCGGCCCCGGGCATGGGCGGTGTCCTCGGCGCCTGTCACGGCCTCGACGTGCCGCTCGTCTTCGGCAATCTGGACCGGGGCCAGCCCGCCGCGCTGCTCGGCGAGGAGCCGCCCCCGGAGGCGGCGGAGCTGTCCGCCCGCATGCGCGCCGCGTGGACGGGCTTCGCCACGAACGGTGACCCCGGCTGGCCCGTCTTCGAGACCGCGCAACGCCTGGTGCAAGTCTTCGGCTCCCGGCCGGCTGTCGCCCCCTACCCGGAAGAGGCGTCCCGCCGAATCTGGCAGGACCACACCTTCCCCGTCCTGCCACTGATCGGGGGCCGGCACAGCCGGTAG
- a CDS encoding 4-hydroxybenzoate 3-monooxygenase — MNPVSAPEPSAPPRRARVVVVGAGPAGLTVANILRAASVDCVVLETETREFIEQRPRAGFIEEWAVRALEDRGLADRLLAHAQTHSECEFRWAGERRRFAYGELSGHRHFVYPQPLLVTDLVRSYADQAGGDIRFGVRDVELHGIDTDRPSVSYTDPATGERIRVDCDAIAGCDGARGVTRTYLGAERATIARHDYGIGWLALLAQAPPSSDCVVFGIHSRGFAAHMARSPQVTRYYLECPPGDDPGNWPHERVWSELHARLTVAGAPPLTEGQLIEKRVLDMHNYVVEPMSYGRLYLAGDAAHLAAPIAAKGMNLALHDALLLGDALVTYCAEGDDSALNGYSEASLPRVWQYQEFSQWLSELLHGTSSGDPFKAGTAAARLRRILGSPAAAAAFAEIYIGKGATNH; from the coding sequence ATGAACCCCGTCTCGGCTCCCGAGCCCTCCGCGCCGCCACGGCGTGCCCGCGTCGTCGTCGTAGGAGCCGGACCGGCGGGCCTCACCGTCGCCAACATCCTCCGTGCCGCCTCCGTCGACTGCGTGGTCCTGGAGACGGAGACCAGAGAGTTCATCGAACAGCGGCCCCGTGCGGGCTTCATCGAGGAATGGGCGGTGCGCGCCCTGGAGGATCGGGGGCTCGCCGACCGGCTGCTCGCCCACGCGCAGACGCACAGCGAGTGTGAATTCCGCTGGGCCGGGGAGCGCCGCCGGTTCGCGTACGGAGAGCTCTCCGGGCACCGTCATTTCGTCTATCCCCAGCCCCTGTTGGTGACGGACCTGGTGCGCTCCTACGCCGATCAGGCGGGCGGCGACATCCGTTTCGGCGTACGCGACGTGGAACTGCACGGCATCGACACGGACCGGCCCTCGGTGTCGTACACCGACCCGGCGACGGGCGAGCGCATACGCGTCGACTGCGACGCGATCGCGGGCTGCGACGGCGCGCGCGGTGTGACGCGCACCTACCTGGGAGCCGAGCGGGCCACCATCGCCCGGCACGACTACGGCATCGGCTGGCTCGCCCTCCTCGCACAGGCGCCGCCGTCCTCGGACTGTGTCGTCTTCGGCATCCACTCGCGCGGCTTCGCGGCCCACATGGCCCGAAGCCCCCAGGTCACCCGCTACTACCTCGAGTGCCCGCCCGGCGACGACCCCGGGAACTGGCCGCACGAGCGTGTCTGGTCCGAGCTGCACGCCCGCCTCACGGTGGCGGGGGCGCCGCCGCTCACCGAGGGGCAACTGATCGAGAAGCGCGTCCTCGACATGCACAACTACGTCGTGGAGCCCATGTCCTACGGGCGGCTGTACCTCGCGGGCGACGCCGCCCACCTCGCCGCTCCGATCGCGGCGAAGGGCATGAACCTGGCATTGCACGACGCCCTGTTGCTCGGCGACGCCCTCGTCACCTACTGCGCGGAAGGGGACGACAGCGCCCTGAACGGCTACTCGGAGGCCAGTCTGCCGCGTGTGTGGCAGTACCAGGAGTTCTCCCAGTGGCTCTCGGAACTCCTGCACGGCACGTCGTCGGGCGACCCGTTCAAGGCGGGCACAGCGGCCGCCCGGCTGCGCAGGATCCTCGGCTCTCCGGCCGCCGCGGCCGCGTTCGCCGAGATCTACATCGGGAAGGGCGCCACCAACCACTGA
- a CDS encoding uracil-DNA glycosylase: protein MNPLDELDARIAGCAACPRLVAWREEVGRVKRAAFMDWTYWARPVPGFGPPDASMIVIGLAPAAHGGNRTGRMFTGDRSGDVLYRAMYELGLASSPLAVSMDDGLTLRGVRVTSPVHCAPPENKPTPGERDMCRPWLVRELELLGPRLRSAVILGAFGWQAALPAFAAAGWRVPKPRPRFAHGARVTLEREVAQSTGSRSEAVAPGESEPGPVTLYGCFHVSQRNTFTGRLTPDMLKDVLREAAGEAAIPPYARADGRH, encoded by the coding sequence ATGAACCCGCTGGACGAGCTGGACGCCCGCATCGCGGGGTGCGCCGCCTGCCCCCGGCTGGTCGCGTGGCGGGAGGAGGTGGGGCGGGTCAAGCGGGCCGCCTTCATGGACTGGACGTACTGGGCAAGGCCGGTGCCCGGGTTCGGACCGCCGGACGCCTCGATGATCGTCATCGGGCTCGCGCCCGCGGCGCACGGCGGGAACCGGACGGGCCGGATGTTCACGGGCGACCGTTCCGGAGACGTCCTCTACCGGGCGATGTACGAACTGGGCCTCGCGTCGAGCCCGCTGGCAGTGTCCATGGACGACGGCCTGACACTGCGTGGGGTGCGGGTGACGTCGCCGGTGCACTGCGCACCGCCCGAGAACAAACCGACCCCCGGCGAGCGCGACATGTGCAGGCCGTGGCTCGTGCGGGAGCTGGAGCTGCTGGGACCGCGGCTGCGGTCGGCGGTGATTCTGGGCGCGTTCGGCTGGCAGGCCGCCTTGCCCGCGTTCGCGGCGGCGGGGTGGCGCGTGCCGAAGCCGCGGCCGCGCTTCGCCCACGGAGCGCGGGTGACGCTGGAGCGCGAAGTGGCGCAGTCAACCGGCAGCCGCTCGGAGGCCGTCGCACCCGGGGAGTCCGAGCCGGGCCCTGTCACCCTGTACGGCTGCTTCCACGTCAGCCAGCGGAACACGTTCACGGGCCGGCTGACTCCGGACATGCTCAAGGACGTCCTGCGGGAGGCGGCGGGCGAGGCGGCCATTCCGCCGTACGCACGAGCGGATGGGCGGCACTGA
- a CDS encoding DUF6766 family protein, with protein MTRVGRFLRDNGLTLVFGTGFLLSLAGQAIAGHADFNNHLVAEQLQPVSFGGYLLTSDFAVDVTENWQSEYLQFFLYIFGTVWLLQRGSPESKELGKAGVEADKDQKVGRHAKPDSPRWASAGGVRQAWYSRSLGTLMCTVFLLSWLAQSITGVAAYNEEHLRELQAPISWFQYLGAADFWNRTLQNWQSELLAVGSMAIFSVYLRQRGSPESKPVGSAHDSTGVEGG; from the coding sequence ATGACGCGCGTCGGGCGCTTTCTGCGCGACAACGGACTGACCCTGGTGTTCGGCACGGGATTCCTCCTCTCCCTGGCCGGCCAGGCGATCGCCGGGCACGCCGACTTCAACAACCACCTCGTCGCCGAGCAACTGCAGCCGGTGAGCTTCGGCGGCTATCTCCTCACCTCCGACTTCGCCGTGGACGTGACGGAGAACTGGCAGTCCGAGTACCTGCAGTTCTTCCTCTACATCTTCGGCACGGTCTGGCTGCTCCAGCGAGGGTCGCCCGAGTCCAAGGAGCTCGGCAAGGCGGGCGTGGAGGCGGACAAGGACCAGAAGGTCGGCCGGCACGCGAAGCCCGACTCACCGCGCTGGGCATCCGCGGGCGGCGTGCGCCAGGCCTGGTACTCCCGGTCCCTCGGCACCCTTATGTGCACCGTGTTCCTGCTCTCCTGGCTGGCACAGTCGATCACCGGCGTGGCCGCGTACAACGAGGAGCACCTACGCGAACTCCAGGCGCCGATCAGCTGGTTCCAGTACCTGGGCGCCGCGGACTTCTGGAACCGCACGCTGCAGAACTGGCAGTCCGAACTCCTCGCCGTCGGGTCGATGGCCATCTTCTCCGTCTATCTGCGCCAGCGCGGCTCACCGGAGTCGAAGCCGGTCGGTTCGGCACACGACTCGACCGGGGTCGAGGGCGGCTGA
- a CDS encoding YceI family protein gives MVLANRQDQNVPESGTYEIDAAASTVRFRTRTVFGLFPVRGTFGISRGRITVADPVEESSVDVTVRTDSFDSGLQRRDRHIASADYLDAAKHPEIEFRGRGVTESATDTAVLQGELTVRGVTRPLAVSVGSVVLNGRRVTVEGTAIVDRYAFGVTTAKGMTGRRMKIRLAVEAVAG, from the coding sequence ATGGTCCTGGCGAATCGGCAAGATCAGAATGTGCCGGAGAGCGGCACGTACGAGATCGACGCGGCGGCTTCGACGGTGCGGTTCCGGACGCGCACGGTCTTCGGCCTGTTCCCGGTCCGGGGCACCTTCGGCATCAGCCGGGGGCGGATCACCGTGGCTGATCCCGTCGAGGAGTCCTCGGTGGATGTGACGGTCAGGACGGACTCGTTCGACTCGGGTCTGCAGCGCCGCGACCGGCACATCGCGTCCGCCGACTACCTCGACGCGGCCAAGCACCCGGAGATCGAGTTCCGCGGCCGAGGGGTGACGGAATCCGCGACGGACACGGCAGTGCTGCAGGGGGAGTTGACCGTACGAGGCGTCACGCGGCCCCTCGCCGTCAGCGTCGGGTCGGTCGTGCTGAACGGGCGGCGGGTGACCGTCGAGGGCACGGCCATCGTCGACCGGTACGCGTTCGGAGTGACCACGGCGAAGGGCATGACCGGCCGCCGGATGAAGATCCGGCTCGCCGTCGAAGCGGTCGCCGGCTGA
- a CDS encoding VOC family protein, with the protein MSRHIQVTFDAHDPRALSSFWRDVLGYVHPGPPGVDLPEGADALAAWDDFLARIGVPEDQRNSKSAIEDPAGQGPRVFFQQVPEDKVAKNRVHLDVRAAPGLEGEERMAALEAECDRLVALGAKRVRRDEPAPPMSAGFIVMTDPEGNEFCLD; encoded by the coding sequence ATGAGCCGCCACATCCAAGTCACCTTCGACGCGCATGACCCGCGGGCGCTGTCGTCCTTCTGGCGCGACGTGTTGGGCTACGTCCACCCCGGCCCGCCCGGGGTGGACCTGCCGGAGGGCGCCGACGCGCTCGCGGCATGGGACGACTTCCTCGCGCGGATCGGCGTACCGGAGGACCAGCGCAACTCGAAGTCGGCCATCGAGGACCCGGCAGGGCAGGGCCCACGCGTGTTCTTCCAGCAGGTCCCGGAGGACAAGGTCGCCAAGAACCGCGTCCACCTCGACGTCCGTGCGGCTCCCGGACTTGAGGGAGAGGAGCGCATGGCTGCCCTTGAGGCCGAGTGCGACCGCCTCGTCGCGCTGGGGGCGAAGCGGGTGCGTCGCGACGAGCCCGCTCCCCCGATGAGTGCGGGCTTCATCGTGATGACCGACCCCGAGGGCAACGAATTCTGCCTGGACTGA
- a CDS encoding PRC-barrel domain-containing protein has protein sequence MSDEIWSYAPTAGHGPDADLTGYKVEAADGHIGKVDKHSNDVANQYIVVDTGVWIFGKEVLLPASTVTAIDHDARKILVSRTKEQIKDAPEFDKEKHLGDPAYRDQLGGYYGGLGPGH, from the coding sequence ATGAGCGACGAAATCTGGAGCTACGCTCCCACCGCCGGTCACGGCCCGGACGCCGATCTGACCGGTTACAAGGTCGAGGCCGCCGACGGTCACATCGGCAAGGTCGACAAGCACTCGAACGACGTCGCCAACCAGTACATCGTCGTCGACACCGGAGTGTGGATCTTCGGCAAGGAGGTGCTGCTGCCTGCGAGCACCGTCACCGCCATCGACCACGACGCGCGGAAGATCCTGGTCTCGCGCACGAAGGAGCAGATCAAGGACGCGCCCGAGTTCGACAAGGAGAAGCACCTGGGCGACCCCGCCTACCGTGACCAGCTCGGTGGCTACTACGGCGGTCTGGGCCCGGGTCACTGA